The following coding sequences lie in one Candidatus Diapherotrites archaeon genomic window:
- a CDS encoding class III signal peptide-containing protein, whose protein sequence is MENKAQGALEYLLLIGGAVLIAAIVIVILTSLGSSGSSTNAAGVYHTRWNALYGKA, encoded by the coding sequence ATGGAGAACAAAGCACAAGGAGCACTAGAATACCTACTACTAATAGGAGGAGCAGTACTCATAGCAGCAATAGTAATAGTAATATTAACATCATTAGGAAGCTCAGGATCCTCAACAAATGCAGCAGGGGTATACCACACAAGATGGAACGCGCTATACGGCAAAGCATAA
- a CDS encoding class III signal peptide-containing protein, which translates to MNFLKEQKAQTAIETLLIIVAAVVVAIIVGAYLKTFPGRVENEINNP; encoded by the coding sequence ATGAACTTCCTAAAAGAGCAGAAAGCCCAGACGGCAATTGAAACCCTGCTTATAATAGTGGCAGCGGTGGTAGTAGCAATAATTGTGGGGGCATACCTTAAGACATTTCCGGGCAGAGTGGAAAACGAAATAAATAACCCTTAA
- a CDS encoding type II secretion system F family protein, giving the protein MQKLRLYQQISFLRDSKRLKTYEKYLEDMNLKVDPLLWIIISAVIAAVASALTYLLLTVMNLIGVAYILIFVIFIVIIDLMLGYPVIKGAQRITEIEADLPEALKQIADILRAGGTYEYALREIATSDFGPLTKEIGNVLRKLEEGENFENSLLTLSRNVDSRLVKRCVTIIIDSVKAGAGLADVLDEIAEDIRDTNRIHHERRSRTLMQVLFMIVAAAIVTPFIFGLVSTIVAFLISSAATLGGVPADVAAKAENDKNIILLLLQIYIFVAILASSIMISLMREGKKSKSIIYLPVLLFIAYIVYFAAKIISEILLSGVGGTI; this is encoded by the coding sequence ATGCAGAAATTAAGATTGTACCAGCAGATTTCCTTTTTGAGGGACTCAAAAAGGCTTAAGACTTACGAAAAATACTTGGAGGACATGAACCTGAAAGTAGACCCTTTACTCTGGATAATCATTTCAGCTGTAATCGCTGCAGTTGCGTCAGCCCTCACCTACCTTTTGCTCACTGTAATGAACTTAATTGGGGTAGCATACATTCTCATCTTCGTAATATTTATTGTAATAATAGACTTGATGTTAGGCTATCCGGTAATCAAGGGCGCGCAAAGAATAACAGAAATTGAAGCAGACCTGCCTGAAGCATTAAAGCAGATTGCAGACATTCTAAGGGCTGGAGGAACATATGAATATGCGTTAAGGGAGATTGCCACCTCGGATTTCGGGCCCCTAACAAAAGAGATTGGCAATGTGCTCAGGAAACTGGAGGAGGGAGAGAATTTTGAGAACTCTCTTCTCACGCTTTCAAGGAATGTTGATTCAAGGCTCGTGAAAAGATGCGTTACCATAATTATTGATTCAGTTAAGGCTGGGGCAGGCCTTGCAGACGTATTAGATGAAATAGCTGAAGATATTAGGGACACTAACAGGATTCACCATGAAAGGAGAAGCAGGACCTTAATGCAGGTTCTCTTTATGATTGTTGCTGCTGCCATTGTAACCCCGTTCATTTTCGGGCTTGTTTCAACCATAGTTGCTTTCCTTATAAGTTCTGCTGCGACTTTGGGTGGGGTTCCGGCAGATGTTGCAGCAAAGGCAGAGAACGACAAAAACATTATTCTGCTGTTGCTTCAAATTTATATTTTCGTTGCAATTCTTGCTTCAAGCATTATGATTTCCTTGATGAGGGAAGGCAAAAAAAGCAAAAGTATTATATATCTGCCAGTTCTTTTATTTATAGCGTACATAGTTTACTTTGCAGCAAAAATCATTTCAGAAATATTATTGAGCGGAGTAGGCGGAACAATTTAA
- a CDS encoding type II secretion system F family protein, which yields MPTRIEELRKVIEEKKEKKEQAQAYESVNMEQVDRIVDKMKRKYSEEGIELEEVGGRLKELRGIIAEGKQAQLEVQTVEDLKGFRSPLIRDLGKFYLALRAITRPIDAFIQKFPQVKELNFYLYSANMKYSGKQFMAITSAAALIMFIISGLLFSIIFTLLPINVILKVLLIILSTFMVTIITIVVCFMIPKRKAQMRGDNISKELPFALRHMATELKAGIGLYRTIQTIAVADYGELSEEFARTITEIEEGTDTKLALRHFALRTQSKALRNSLIHIIRALKTGGNLSEIMNDIANDVSFELRVKIRDFAEKMNFFGVIFIYMAIVIPVFVAILGGVHTTPTQTGTSIFAAIPLDPPMVAAFYLLFMPMMLLYLIIFISMSQPKV from the coding sequence ATGCCTACCAGAATAGAAGAATTAAGGAAAGTAATTGAGGAAAAAAAGGAAAAGAAGGAGCAGGCGCAGGCGTACGAATCAGTGAACATGGAGCAGGTAGACAGAATTGTAGACAAAATGAAGAGAAAGTATTCAGAGGAAGGGATTGAATTAGAGGAAGTGGGGGGAAGACTGAAAGAATTAAGGGGAATTATTGCTGAAGGAAAGCAGGCGCAGCTTGAAGTGCAGACCGTGGAAGACCTTAAAGGGTTCAGGAGCCCTTTAATCAGGGACCTTGGAAAGTTTTATCTTGCTTTAAGGGCAATCACAAGGCCTATTGATGCATTCATTCAAAAATTCCCTCAAGTAAAAGAATTGAATTTCTATCTTTACAGCGCAAACATGAAGTATTCAGGGAAACAATTCATGGCAATAACTTCTGCAGCAGCATTGATTATGTTCATTATAAGCGGTCTGCTTTTCAGCATTATATTTACATTGCTTCCAATCAATGTAATTCTAAAAGTACTGCTCATAATCCTCTCTACCTTTATGGTAACAATTATAACGATTGTGGTTTGCTTTATGATTCCAAAAAGGAAAGCGCAAATGAGGGGCGACAATATAAGCAAGGAACTGCCTTTCGCTTTAAGGCACATGGCAACAGAATTAAAGGCAGGAATAGGCCTTTACAGGACAATCCAGACAATTGCTGTAGCAGATTACGGGGAATTAAGCGAAGAATTCGCTAGAACTATAACAGAAATAGAAGAAGGCACTGACACAAAGCTTGCCTTAAGGCACTTCGCTCTAAGGACCCAGTCAAAAGCATTAAGGAATTCATTAATTCACATTATAAGGGCATTAAAGACAGGAGGCAATCTCTCTGAAATAATGAATGACATTGCAAACGACGTAAGCTTTGAGTTAAGGGTAAAGATAAGGGATTTCGCCGAAAAAATGAACTTCTTTGGAGTAATATTCATTTACATGGCGATAGTTATTCCAGTGTTTGTTGCAATATTAGGGGGCGTTCATACAACACCCACACAGACAGGGACAAGCATTTTCGCTGCAATTCCATTAGACCCCCCAATGGTTGCTGCCTTTTACTTGCTTTTCATGCCAATGATGTTATTGTATTTGATAATTTTTATTAGCATGTCTCAGCCGAAGGTGTAA
- a CDS encoding ATPase, T2SS/T4P/T4SS family: MPSYLDDLIKKAKKAKEEELEEEKTKGRPKKELSYEELKKKIIIEKPAREKPERIEEEEKEERKGKEVREERERKEKEKQSRKERIERREEEEELSFVEAELEQSKKELIDSYGEVKIYRVPEKELLYYIIPVSKPALGERTIISTIKEAATRIISIAPYKIRDPEQRRTVYKQKIIEILQSSQELNIPERRFDFYAEAVVREMVGYGMIDPLVRDDKLEEIMVIGSKKPVYVFHRKYEMMVTNIEFLSDNEIIDLINRIAREVGRRVDISAPLLDARLADGSRVNATIPPASISGASLTIRKFREDPYSVVDLINYNTMDVPAAAFLWLCVDGLGVKPANILITGGTGSGKTTTLNVLASFIPERERIVTIEDSVDGEEEIIVFKDNKPRKIRIGELIDKKIEENGCSYSFAGHERSFNFEGIETICFDENGKIKKAAIDSFVRHKTNKNMYEIVFRSGKKIKVTQDHSLFSLNEEAKIAPIKTSSLKQGSFVAAPRKLFDCEPIKEINLLEHMGKLEKCFVVGQSLQEKIKKIGFLELEKYSKGTTGKGRKCSVSQWKKKGIIKIELFKKLCEKGLIDLNDTKEIFIKSKVNSRKIPAAMKIDEVFLEFIGLWIADGCYDKNSIIISANEKEIEQVIKEIAERFSTEPKIHSDKFSFMINSSTLKKIMAEVLGLKGNSFTKKIPDWMHALSNQQTSCLLRGYFSGDGTIGKNEIEWTSCSEQLMKDIQIMLLRIGIMPRSATKRYLKDKSFKGRISSHSQILLFMEKIGFIQEEKNKRAFEIALKGKATHDSTDLIPLPMLFLQSKRHELKLQHEYYSGHSVMGRRFVQKIMSAHENKELEWLANSDIFWDQVKEVRLLPKKEIFVYDLSVPKYENFVCSNIFVHNTAELNLPLKHIISLEARPPGLEGTGEITLDVLTKNSLRMRPDRIIVGEVRHDEAFTLFTAMNTGHDGAIMENSLIQMADGSIQRIEELSQKYFGESEIKKEKGFEFVELKEKPSIIAVDKTDLKEKEALIERIWRRNIKTESVEIKMASGKEIKLSSDHPIFRIKDGFLEQVHCSECEKGDYIASINSICLRGEKQDEEMAYAVGLILGDGHLRGDRIEFVNNEIKLHKKFNEIIEKEFHARIKTSRKKNENTFRSLINSVELSRKLNSTYEIPFGNKTRIFNVPKIIEKSGNNVVSSFLRGLFDCEGSVSRHRSTIFFSTSNKNLRNKIPLLLSRFGIHSRINMQEKDGKGNWRPYYRITVSGQKNLEKFNEGIGFSHPKKTERLGRIIGKKDNTNVDVIPSAGKIIASIRKRLGVSQKELAKKCFGSKTRSTINAIECNKRMPSKSAVKKINSFFINKFNEKIKNENNNYLSETRKLMLHLNSVSSESIFWDKIKKIKGKESTKTFYDFTLSNYHTYIANGLMVSNCLGTIHANSPQETIVRITSPPMNVPEVMLSGLDLIIVEHRIHDRKKGTIRRFTEIAEVTGVLEGKTTTQSLYERDPVNDLLKQTNVQSEYLKTLMKFTGYTRKQLDQELKERESVLKRLVSKKIRALPEVAKEIQKFLLSRREN; this comes from the coding sequence ATGCCTTCTTATTTAGACGACCTCATAAAGAAAGCAAAGAAAGCAAAAGAGGAAGAATTAGAAGAAGAGAAAACAAAGGGCAGGCCAAAAAAAGAATTGAGTTATGAGGAATTAAAAAAGAAAATAATAATTGAAAAGCCTGCAAGGGAAAAGCCTGAAAGAATTGAGGAGGAAGAAAAAGAGGAAAGAAAGGGAAAAGAAGTGAGGGAGGAAAGGGAAAGAAAAGAAAAGGAAAAGCAGAGCAGAAAAGAAAGGATTGAAAGAAGGGAAGAAGAAGAGGAATTATCTTTTGTTGAAGCCGAATTAGAGCAGTCAAAAAAGGAATTGATTGACTCTTACGGGGAAGTAAAAATTTACAGGGTGCCCGAAAAAGAATTATTATACTATATCATCCCTGTGAGCAAGCCTGCATTAGGGGAAAGGACAATCATAAGCACAATAAAGGAGGCTGCCACAAGGATAATAAGCATTGCCCCCTACAAGATAAGGGACCCAGAACAAAGAAGGACAGTATACAAGCAGAAGATAATTGAAATACTGCAGTCTTCCCAGGAACTCAATATCCCTGAAAGAAGATTCGATTTTTACGCTGAGGCTGTCGTAAGGGAAATGGTTGGGTACGGAATGATTGACCCCCTTGTAAGGGATGACAAGCTCGAGGAAATAATGGTGATAGGGTCAAAAAAGCCTGTTTATGTTTTCCACAGAAAATATGAGATGATGGTCACAAACATTGAGTTCCTCTCAGACAACGAAATAATTGACTTAATCAATAGGATTGCAAGAGAGGTTGGGAGAAGGGTTGACATTTCTGCTCCTTTGCTTGACGCAAGGCTTGCTGACGGAAGCAGGGTGAACGCAACAATTCCTCCAGCATCAATTTCTGGCGCTTCCCTCACAATAAGAAAATTCAGGGAAGACCCTTACTCTGTTGTTGATTTAATCAATTATAATACAATGGACGTTCCTGCAGCAGCATTCTTATGGCTCTGCGTTGACGGCTTGGGCGTAAAGCCTGCAAATATTCTGATTACAGGAGGGACAGGCTCAGGAAAGACAACAACATTGAATGTGCTTGCATCCTTTATTCCTGAAAGAGAAAGGATAGTGACAATTGAAGATAGTGTTGACGGAGAAGAAGAAATAATTGTATTCAAAGACAATAAACCCAGAAAAATCAGGATTGGAGAATTAATAGACAAAAAAATAGAAGAAAACGGCTGCAGTTATTCTTTTGCAGGCCATGAAAGAAGCTTTAATTTTGAGGGCATTGAAACCATTTGTTTCGATGAAAATGGAAAAATTAAAAAGGCAGCAATTGACTCTTTCGTCAGGCATAAAACCAACAAAAACATGTATGAAATTGTTTTCAGGAGCGGAAAAAAAATAAAGGTAACACAAGACCACTCGCTTTTTTCTTTAAATGAAGAAGCAAAAATTGCTCCCATTAAAACAAGCAGCTTAAAGCAAGGCAGTTTTGTGGCCGCCCCAAGAAAACTTTTTGACTGTGAACCAATAAAAGAAATTAACCTGCTTGAACATATGGGCAAACTCGAAAAGTGCTTTGTTGTAGGGCAGTCCCTTCAAGAAAAAATAAAAAAAATTGGGTTTTTAGAGCTTGAAAAATACAGCAAAGGCACAACAGGCAAAGGCAGAAAATGCTCTGTAAGCCAATGGAAGAAAAAAGGAATAATAAAAATTGAATTATTCAAAAAGCTTTGCGAGAAAGGCTTAATTGATTTAAATGATACCAAAGAAATTTTCATTAAATCCAAAGTTAACTCAAGAAAGATTCCGGCAGCAATGAAAATAGACGAAGTTTTTCTTGAATTCATCGGGTTATGGATTGCTGACGGCTGCTATGACAAAAACAGCATTATAATTTCAGCCAATGAAAAAGAAATTGAACAAGTAATAAAAGAGATTGCCGAAAGGTTTAGCACTGAACCCAAAATTCATTCAGACAAATTCAGCTTTATGATTAATTCAAGCACACTAAAAAAAATAATGGCTGAAGTATTGGGATTAAAAGGAAACTCTTTCACTAAAAAAATTCCTGATTGGATGCACGCTTTAAGCAACCAGCAGACAAGCTGTCTTTTAAGAGGATACTTTTCCGGCGATGGCACAATAGGAAAAAACGAGATTGAATGGACTTCATGCTCTGAACAGTTAATGAAAGACATCCAGATAATGCTTTTAAGAATAGGAATAATGCCGAGAAGTGCTACAAAAAGATACTTGAAAGATAAATCGTTCAAAGGAAGAATTTCGTCGCACAGCCAAATACTACTGTTCATGGAAAAGATTGGCTTCATCCAAGAAGAAAAAAATAAGCGGGCTTTTGAAATTGCATTAAAAGGAAAAGCCACTCACGACTCAACAGATTTAATTCCCCTTCCAATGCTTTTCCTTCAAAGCAAAAGGCACGAGCTTAAACTACAGCACGAGTATTATTCAGGGCATTCAGTGATGGGAAGAAGATTTGTGCAGAAAATAATGTCAGCACACGAAAACAAAGAATTAGAATGGCTTGCAAACTCTGACATCTTCTGGGATCAAGTAAAAGAAGTAAGGCTTCTGCCAAAAAAAGAAATATTCGTGTATGATCTGTCAGTTCCAAAATACGAAAACTTTGTTTGCTCAAATATTTTTGTTCATAATACAGCAGAATTAAACCTTCCCTTAAAGCATATTATAAGCTTGGAGGCAAGGCCTCCTGGATTAGAGGGAACCGGAGAAATAACATTGGATGTGCTCACAAAAAATTCTCTTAGAATGAGGCCTGACAGGATAATTGTAGGAGAGGTAAGGCATGATGAAGCATTCACCTTATTCACTGCAATGAACACAGGCCATGACGGCGCAATAATGGAAAATTCTTTGATTCAAATGGCTGATGGGAGCATTCAAAGAATAGAAGAGTTAAGCCAAAAATATTTTGGTGAAAGTGAAATAAAGAAGGAAAAAGGCTTTGAATTTGTTGAATTAAAAGAAAAGCCTTCAATTATTGCGGTAGACAAAACTGACTTAAAGGAAAAAGAGGCTTTAATTGAAAGGATTTGGAGGAGAAACATTAAAACAGAATCAGTTGAAATTAAAATGGCTTCAGGAAAAGAGATTAAGTTATCTTCAGATCACCCAATTTTCAGGATAAAAGACGGTTTTCTGGAGCAAGTTCACTGCTCTGAATGCGAGAAGGGGGACTACATAGCTTCAATCAATTCGATTTGTTTGAGGGGAGAAAAACAAGACGAAGAAATGGCTTATGCTGTAGGATTAATTTTAGGTGACGGCCATTTAAGAGGAGACAGAATTGAATTTGTAAATAATGAAATAAAACTGCACAAAAAATTCAATGAAATAATTGAAAAAGAGTTCCATGCAAGGATAAAAACTTCCAGGAAGAAAAACGAAAATACTTTCAGGAGCTTAATAAACTCTGTTGAATTAAGCAGAAAACTTAATTCAACTTATGAAATTCCTTTCGGGAACAAGACAAGAATATTTAATGTTCCCAAAATAATAGAAAAATCTGGCAATAATGTTGTTTCATCTTTTCTAAGAGGACTATTTGACTGCGAAGGAAGCGTATCAAGGCACAGGTCAACAATATTCTTTTCAACATCAAATAAAAACTTGCGCAATAAAATTCCTTTGCTTTTAAGCAGGTTTGGAATACATTCAAGGATTAATATGCAAGAAAAAGACGGAAAAGGGAATTGGAGGCCCTATTACAGGATAACAGTTAGCGGTCAGAAAAACCTTGAAAAATTCAATGAAGGCATTGGATTTAGCCATCCAAAAAAAACTGAAAGGCTTGGAAGAATAATAGGAAAAAAAGACAACACAAATGTTGATGTAATTCCTTCAGCAGGAAAGATTATTGCTTCAATAAGGAAAAGATTGGGGGTGAGCCAGAAAGAGCTCGCCAAAAAATGCTTTGGAAGCAAAACAAGAAGCACAATAAATGCAATTGAGTGCAACAAAAGAATGCCTTCAAAAAGCGCAGTAAAAAAAATCAATTCTTTTTTTATAAACAAATTCAACGAGAAAATTAAGAATGAAAATAATAATTATTTAAGTGAAACAAGAAAACTGATGCTGCACTTGAATTCTGTTTCAAGCGAAAGTATTTTCTGGGATAAAATAAAAAAAATAAAAGGAAAAGAAAGCACTAAAACATTCTATGATTTTACTTTAAGCAATTATCACACTTACATCGCAAACGGCTTAATGGTTTCAAACTGCCTTGGAACAATCCACGCCAATTCGCCCCAGGAGACTATTGTGAGGATTACAAGCCCCCCGATGAATGTGCCTGAGGTAATGCTCTCTGGGCTGGATTTGATAATTGTAGAGCACAGGATTCACGACAGAAAGAAAGGCACTATAAGAAGGTTCACTGAAATTGCTGAAGTAACAGGAGTGCTTGAAGGAAAAACTACAACGCAGAGCTTGTATGAAAGGGATCCAGTCAATGATCTTCTTAAGCAGACTAATGTTCAAAGCGAATACTTAAAAACTTTAATGAAGTTTACTGGTTATACAAGAAAACAATTAGACCAGGAATTGAAGGAAAGAGAGAGCGTCCTCAAAAGGCTTGTTTCAAAAAAGATCAGGGCTTTGCCTGAGGTAGCAAAGGAAATACAAAAATTTTTGTTGAGCAGGAGAGAGAATTAA